TTGAAAACAACCTTTAGGGAAGCCTGCGTTCTCAAAAACCTCTTGAATCATTTCTGCAGATTTCATAACGTTTGAGGCATGTTTTAAAATTCCCACGTTACCTGCCATTAAATTAGGAGCCGCAAAGCGGAAAACTTGCCAAAATGGATAATTCCATGGCATAACCGCTAGAATTACACCTAAAGGTTGGTAATGCACATAACTGGTCTCTGCATCTGTTTCTATAATTTCATCTTGTAATTGGTTTTCTGCATTTTCTGCATAATACTCACAAGCCCAGGCGCATTTTTCAACTTCGGCAATAGCTTGAGAAATTGGTTTACCCATTTCTTTAGTTATAATTTCACCATACTTCCTTTTGTCATTTCTTAGTTCTTCCGCAGCCTTGTACATGAGCTTTGTTCGTTCTTCGTAAGAGGTCTCTTTCCAGTCAAGATAACATTCATGTGCTACTTTAACCTTACCCTCTAATTCATTATAAGTCAATTCATTAAAGTTAAACAGTTTATCTCCGTTATATGGGTTTATAGATTCCTTCATTCTATTATTTTTTAGATAATTTTAAATACTCTTCAGCAATTTTTTTACCGCTACAAAGTAACTGCTTTGTAAGAATGTTCATAACCTCGTTAAAAACTAATTTTAGCACAAAAAGGGCTGGGCGGCTTAATCCTTATCTTTATAGAAACCCGTATCATGAGTGATCGATCCCACAATCTCTTAAGTATTCGTCCTGAAATTCCATCTGCAAAAATCTCTGATAACATGAGCGAAAATGAAAGGTTTCAAAACCTAACCTTTCGCCCTATTCTAAAGCTTCAGAATTTCATGTTCATTGCCGTTTTTAAAAATTATATAGCCAAACACAAAAACAGTTTTTACGAGCTTTCACTAGAAAAACGTTTTGAGTTTATAGAGAATGCCATACAAAAGGACATTAAGTTCCGTAATTCCTTAAAAGGTATTGTAATTGGCCATTTTACCGTAGAAGAATACGAAATCTACATTAAAAACTCTTCTGCACTGAACAAGCGCATGATGAACATGGTTATAGACCGCTTAAAGGACCAAGTCCAGCTTTTTGAAGAACCTGTATTACTCTAAAAGCGATTCTCCGTTTAAATTTGTCGTTAGCACATCACTCATATAATCAAAAAAAGGTCTGATGGCTATAAATGTCTCATTAATTTCGTCAGCGAAATTTGCAGACAGCACCTGCTTGTCCGTAAACTTTCGGGTGAAAATAAATTGCTTCTTTTTAATTAAATCAATATCCTTGTGAGCCTTATCAAAGCCTTTAGGTGCAGTTTTAAGCTCATCACCTTGTAGTTCTCCCCACGCTTCCTTAAAATGCTCTTGCGAGATAATTTCCCGCATTTCTGAAGAATCTTGTTCCAATTCTTTCCGAATCCGGAGCAAATCTTCTTTGTTCGGATTCCAAAAACCCGTTGCCAAGAAGGACTCTCCCGGTTTTATATGCAAATAATAACCGCCACGCCTTTGGGCACCTGCACGGGAAAAAGAACCTGCTAGATGTGCTTTGTAAGGTGTTTTATCCTTAGAAAAACGAACATCCCTATAAATCCGGAACATTTTAGTTTTTTCAATTTCATCATGAGTGTTAAGTTTAGTGGCTACGCCTTCAAAAAATGCTTTAACGCTCTGTTCGTGACGTTTAAACTTTGGTTTGTTCTCTGTAAACCATTCTCTGTTGTTATTCTTTTTAAGCTGAATTAAAAAATTGAGTGTTTCTTTCGTAATTATGGGATCTAACATACGACCTAAATGTTGTTATTTTAGATAAAGTTAACCTTTTTACGAAATCGGCTTTTAGATTTATGAGTAATTTAGCCCTTTCAGCAATAGCATATGGACCATACTTCAATCATTGACAAAATTAACAGGCATAAGAAACAGCCTAACTTAAGATACAGGCTTAAAGAAAAAGTTGAAGAGTTTACCAATTTACTTTTCTACACACTCTTTGATATTGACACGCCTGTGGAGAAAAATTTAGACAAACTAGAGCAACTTTTTGATAGTGTAGTTGATTTAGCTTGTTGGGACATCAATAAGCCTTGTAAAAAAGTCTGGGAGAATTACGTAGAAAAACTACCTAGCATATTACAACGTCTAAATCTAGATGCAGAGGCAACAGTAAACTGTGATCCTGCATCATTATCCGTAGAGGAAGTATATATGGCCTATCCTGGTTTTTATGCCATAGCCATTTATCGTTTGGCACATGAGCTTTATTCAGAAGGTTTTCCTTTAGTACCTAGATTAATGACGGAATATGCCCATAGGCAAACAGGTGTAGATATAAACCCAGGTGCTGATATTGGAAATTCATTTCATATTGATCATGGAACAGGGGTTGTTATTGGTGAGACCGCCATTATCAAAGACCATGTAAAAATATACCAAGGGGTTACTTTGGGCGGACTTTATGTGGCCAAACATTTGCAGAGCACCAAACGGCACCCTACTATTGAAAACAATGTTACTATATACGCAAACGCAACTATTCTAGGGGGTGAAACGGTAATTGGAGAAAATTCCATTATTGGGGGTAATGCTTGGTTAACAGCATCAGTTCCTCCAAATTCAACAGTTTTTCACACACCTGAAATTAAAATAAAAACACTTCCCCATGTCTCATAGTATTTTAGACCTAATTGGTAATACCCCTTTGGTTGAATCAAAAGTATTGAACAAAAACCCTAATGTTAAGCTCTTTTTTAAAATGGAAGGGCACAATCCTGGAGGTAGTGTCAAAGATCGTGCTGCCTATAACATGATTAAAAATGGTCTTGATAGAGGAGATTTTGATAAAAGCTCTAAACTCATTGAAGCTACAAGTGGAAACACAGGTATTGCATTAGCCATGATTGCCGGTATTTACGGTTTAGATATAGAATTGGTCATGCCAGAAAAAAGTACTATTGAACGTGTACAAACAATGCGAGCATATGGAGCAAAAGTTACCCTTACCCCTGCCGGTGTTGGAATTGAAGGTGCTAGGGATTATGCCGAAGATAAAGTAAAGAATGAGGGGTATGTAATGATGAACCAGTTTTCTAATGATGATAACTGGAAAGCGCATTACCAATCTACAGGGCCGGAAATCTGGAGAGATACCGATCAAAAAATAACCCACTTTGTTTCTGCTATGGGAACTACAGGGACCATCATGGGTACCTCTACCTATTTAAAAGAACAAAATAAAGATATTCAGATTGTTGGCGTTCAACCTACCGATGATTCTAGCATTCCTGGAATTAGAAAATGGCCCAAAGAGTATTTGCCTCAGATTTTTGATGCAAAAAAAGTAGATCAAACTATAGAGGTAAGTCAAGCTGAAGCTAAAGAAATGGCCATAAGATTGGCTAAAGAAGAAGGTATATTTTCGGGAATGAGTAGCGGCGGCGCAGCAGCAGCAGCTTTACGACTAGCAGATACACTAGAAAGTGGAACTATAGTTTCCATCATTTGCGACAGAGGAGACCGATACTTATCTTCTGATTTATTCGATTAAAGCGATTGATTTAGTCTAAGGCTTTGCTCATCCCTTCTTTAAAAACCTTAAAGTCTTGGAGGTAGTTATGCCCGCCTTCTTTGATTGTGAAGAATTGTTTGTTATTTCCGGGGATGGCCGCGTAGAGTTTCTCTGCGAATTCATATGGTATGACCACATCTTCTTTTCCATGGAAAATGAAAATAGGGCACTCTACTTTTGTGATGTATTCATTAGAAGGAAATCTAAAATTGGACAACCAATCTATAGGTAGAAAGGGAAAGCGATGCTTTCCTAATGATACTGCACTGTAAAAGGGTGATTCTAAAATCAACCTGTTAGGGTTGTTTTCTGAAGCCAGCCAAGTAGCTATACCAGTGCCAAAAGAACGTCCATAAAGCAAAATTTCGTCTTCGCTATATAGTTTTTTAGCATAGTTATAAAAAAGTTGCGCATCATTATATAACGCCTGCTCACTAAGCTTTCCTGTGCTTTTCCCGTAGGTCCTGTAATCCACAAGAATAGATTCGTAACCTTTTGTTGAAAAAAGGTTCGCTACATGTATCAAATGTGAAATATTCCCGGAGTTACCATGAAAATACACAATAACCCCCTTGGCACTATCTTGTTTGATATGAACTGCATTTAAACTAGCGCCATCGTTAGTAGTAAAATTAAGTTCCTCAAAATCTTGACAAAAATCATAGGTATGGTTTAGGGGCATCGTGGAGGGAAAAAACACCAAACGTTCTTGGTAAGTGTAAGCTAGAATGGTAATTAATACATACAAAACAGCAAGTATCAATCCCCATTTCTTCAATCTGCGCATAACGGTACTTTAAATTTTGGAATCGGTTTTACAAATTACGGATAACTTTTATAAGGAACTGGGCGTTATCAAAGCCAATGTTTTCTCTTGAAATAAATCATCATACCTATAAAAAGCGTAATCATAAGTCCCCAAAAATAATAGTAACCATACTCCCATTGCAATTCTGGTATGTGTTCAAAATTCATCCCATAAATACCGGCAACAAAGGTAAGCGGAATGAATATAGAAGCCATAATCGTAAGCACTTTCATGACTTCGTTCATTTTATTACTCATATTGCTCATGTACATTTCCATAAGACTCATGGACATCTCACGGTAAATCTGAATGCTTTCATTAATTTCAAGAGAATGGTCCAGTGCATCGCGCAAAAACACTTTAGTATCCTTAGTCACCAATTCATTCTCTGAATCTATTAACCTACTGATCAATTCTTTAACAGGGAAAATCCACCTTCTAATCTTGAGTACCTCTTTTTTTACTTCCTGAATTTGCTGGGCAACCTCAGGTGTGGGATGGTCATAAACAACTTCTTCTAAACGTTCAATCTTCTCATTCAGGTGCTCCAAGACTTCAAAATAATTATCTACAATAGCATCCAACAAAGCAAAGAACAGATAATCGGCACCTCTGGTACGTATTCTACCTGACTTTGAAGTAATGCGATTTCGTACTCCCTTAAATACATCATCTTCCAACTCTTGAAAAACAAGAACACAATTTTCCATCATGACCATGGCTACATGCTCATACACAATTTGCTGTTCTTCATTGATATAAAGCATTTTAAAAACCCCAAATATATACCCTTCATACTCATCTATTTTTGGACGTTGATTGGTGTCAACAACATCCTCAAGTACTAAAGGGTTTAGACCAAATCGTTTACCTACTTTATCAATAAATATTTCATCGCTTAAACCAATGACATCTACCCAAGATATTTCCGGTGGGTCTTTGTGGGCAGCAATCTCATCAATATTGCCTGGAGTATGTTCTTTAAAACTACTCTCATTATATTCTAATATATTTACAACGGATGCTCCTCCTTCCCTCTTCCCCATATAGGTAATAGTTCCTGGGGCCTTACCCTTTTTTTTATGGAACTTAGATTTTCTTTTGGGAATGATTTTACTCAGAGGTTTTCTTCGGGCCATTCAATGATTTTTTTATAAATATAACAAGAAGTTGGTCAATTATATTTCTTGGGAATCAAAATCTAATTGGTTTAACAACAGTCCAGAACCCGGGGCCACATAGGTAAGTTGAACGGTGCTTTCTGGTTTTAGAGAGTCTTCAATATCGACCAAGGTTAAATCTCCCTTCCCCAATTGAATCAATGCTCCCATAATCATACGAATTTGATACCGCATAAACCCCTTTCCTTTAACATGTAATGCATAACTTTTTTCAGGGAAGAAATTTGCTTTTAAAAGTTTGTTTTTCTTTAGTTGGCAAGAAAGTATGGTCCGTTTGGTTTTGGTGCTTTCCTGCAAACGAGCCGTGTACGTTTTAAAATCATGCTCTCCTTCAAAAAGCTTCGCTCCTATTGTCATCTTTTCAACATTCAGCGTGTCTAAAATATTAGCTAAAAAAGGTGCACAAAACGGGTGGTTCTTTTCTCCGTAAGAAAACAAATATACATACTCTTTAATTTTAGCGTCTTGAATAATATTGAATGAACTACTAGTTTCGGATACGGTTAAAGCCCTAATATCCGGAGGGAGGTTTTTATTGAATAATTGTAGAAAACCGTCTAGGTCATCAAGAGGTTCGTCCTCTATAAAAAGTTCTGCAACCATAGCAAGAGCCGAAACTTTTGCATCAGTCCTTCCTGCTCCTAAAATTTTAAATTTCCGGTCTATCAATACAAATTTCAATGTTTTTGTTAGCATAGCCTCCACTGTTTTTTGACCTGGCTGTTTCTGCCACCCACTGTAACGGAAGCCTAAATATTGAAGGCGTATTAAATAACAATAACGGGGTATTTGCATGCAATTCTTTGTTTACGGCCAAGCTACTATTTTTTTCGTACTTTGTAGATGCCAACCAATAAAACCGACAAAAATGACTGCTAATCAAATAACCAAACCTTCCATATGGTTTTGGGCTATAAGCATATTCGCCTTTATATGGAATTTAATGGGGGTTTGTGCTTACTTAGCTGATGCTTTTATCAGTGTTGAAGAACTAGCTCTACTATCTCAAGACCAAAGATTACTTTATGAATCAAGACCTATTTGGGTAACATCTGCCTACGCAATTGCTGTCTGGGCAGGAATAATAGGGTCAATAGCACTGTTGTTCAGAAAAAAATGGTCACAATCCCTTCTTTTTATTTCCTTAATAGGAGTTCTTGCTCAAAATGTGTATCAATTTTTCCTAAGCAATACTTTTGAAGTGTATGGATCTAGCGCTATATATTTACCTGTTATGATAATTGTGGTGAGTATAGCTTTAGTTTTATTTGCAAAATATTGCTATTCTAAAGGTTGGATTTCATAATATTGTCGAAAAGAGCAAATTAGACAATAAAATAAATTGGTGTTCATAAATCTTGAATATTGATAATACCATTGTTTTGTTAAACTAAACAAAGCATATTGCGCTTTAACGATTATTTTAAATAAAGTAGGAAAAAAGACGTTTTTTAGTCTCCAAAATTAACCCCCAACCTCTGGAAAACAACTTTTTATGAAGTTTATTTTAAGAATATTTCCCTGGAAACGAACAATAAATATTTCCATAGCTGTCATAACTATACTTATTATTTTTAGCTTTTACGGACTTTACACTAATACCTTTTACCTTCTTAAACCTAACAACTATATATTTCCGTTGTTGACCTTATGTCATTTCACTTTTCTATATGTACTCTGGTTTAAAATCAAGGAAGACGAATTAACAGACCCGCAAATGCGTAATATTGAATACATATTGTATGCCGTTTTTGCCGTCTATGTGTTTAAAACAGTAGAGTCATTATATATTCTTGTTAGTTATTCCGAATTTGAAAACCATATTATTCCTGCGAGTTTTTTTCCTATTGGTATATTGATATTCTTGTTGCATTTATTTTTATTAGGTCTAACCCTATTAGCAATTAAGTACCGTAGGGATATGGTGGGAGCATATGAATTTGATGATATGAACCAACATATTGATTCTTGGGAATAAGCAATAATCCATTACAATACAAAACCCCCGTTAATTAACGGGGGTTTCTTTTTTGAACAATTGAGAAATCGTTCAAAACCTCATGACAATCTTATGGTTATTTTATTACAATCTTTTTTGTAATTGTTTTACCATTTGGCTGGCTAATTCGCAGAAGATATAAACCTCCCGGCACCGATTGCACATTGAGAGCAATTTGTTTATCCTCTACCGAACTCATTTCGCTTTTTACAGGATTGCCTGCAACGTCAAATAATGAAACTGCAACGTTTGGTGCAGTAAATTCGGGTAAGGAAACAGTTAAAACATCGGTAGCTGGTATTGGGTAAGCTTTTGAAGTCATTTCTGTAACCGGAACCTCCTTTCGTACCACTTCTATAGGGTTGGACAAGTCATAACACCCTACAAGGTCATTGGCATTAAGACCCATCTCGGCGCCTTGCAGTCCGTCCTCATAACGTAAATGCCAGATCAGACAAGTGCCCGCTCCCGCTCCATCAAAGTCCACACCTTCAACTGCAGCCATGGATGGTGGGATTCCCAATATCTTCCCTGCTTCATCGGTAATGACAAATGTGCTGTTCTTACCGGAACGCTTTCCCGTAACGGTAATTCCGCTCACCATATCCGGAGTACCGTCTACATAAAACTCGAATGGGCCACCTGTTAATGTACCCGCATCGGTTTCCGTGCGGACGACCATAATTGAATTGGATAGATCGAAGTTCCCTTTTAAGTCGTGGGCGTTCATTCCCATTTCCGCGCCTTCCAGTCCATCCTCATATCTCAAATACCAGATCAAACATGTTCCTGCTCCCGCTCCATCAAAGTTTACACCTTCCAAAGCTTCCATAGTTGGCGGAAGCCCTAATATCTTCCCTGTATCATCCGTAATAACAAAGGAACTGTTGCTTCCCATGGCGTCACCGCCCATGCTGATTCCAGAGACCATATCCTCAGTTCCGTCCACACAGAAATAAAAAGGACCACCGGAAAGCTCCCCGGCATTGACCACCATTTTCTCCTTTCGCACCACTTCTATTGGATTGGACAGGTCATAACACCCTACAAGGTCATTGGCGTTCAGCCCCATCTCAGCACCTTCCAGTCCGTCCTCGTAACGTAAATGCCAGATTAGGCAAGTGCCCGCTCCAGCTCCATCAAAGTCTACACCTTCAACTGCGGCCATGGATGGTGGGATTCCCAATATCTTCCCTGCTTCATCGGTAATGACAAATGTGCTGTTCTTACCGGAACGCTTTCCCGTAACGGCAATTCCACTGACCATATCGGGGGTGCCATCTACATAAAATTCGAATGGGCCACCTGTTAATGTACCAGCATCGGTTTCCGTGCGGACGACCATAATTGAATTCGATAAATCGAAGTTCCCTTTTAAGTCGTGGGCGTTCATTCCCATTTCCGCGCCTTCCAGTCCATCTTCATATCTCAAATACCAGATCAAACAAGTACCTGCTCCCGCTCCATCGAAGTTTACGCCTTCAACGGCATCCATGGTTGGTGGAAGCCCCAGTATCTTTCCGGCATCATCCGTAATAACAAAGGAACTGTTGCTTCCCATGGCGTCACCGCCCATGCTGATTCCAGAGACCATATCCTCAGTTCCGTCCACACAGAAATAAAAAGGACCACCGGAAAGCTCCCCGGCATTGACCACCATTTTCTCCTTTCGCACCACTTCTATTGGATTGGACAGGTCATAACACCCTACAAGGTCATTGGCATTAAGGCCCATCTCAGCACCTTGAAGTCCGTCCTCATAACGTAAATGCCAGATTAGGCAAGTGCCCGCTCCCGCTCCATCAAAGTCTACACCTTCAACTGCGGCCATGGATGGTGGGATTCCCAATATCTTCCCTTCCTCATCGGTAATGACAAAGGTGCTGTTCTTGCCTGAACGTTTTCCCGTAACGGCGATTCCGCTGACCATATCCGGAGTGCCATCTACATAAAATTCGAATGGGCCACCTGTTAATGTACCTCCGTCTGGCTGGTTCCGATACACGGTAACAGAATTGGAAAAACTGAATTCACCTTCCAACCCAGAAACATTCATGCCATCTGCCAAGCCTTCCAAGCCATCGGTATAGCTTAAATGCCATATCAAGCATGTTCCTGCTCCCGCACCGTCAAAATTAACAGCTTCCGGTTTTGGTGGCAATCCTAATATGTTACCCGCCTCATCAGTCACGACCCATTGTGAGTTTTCTCCGTTATTTCCAGAGACTTCTACCCCGGAAACGTGGTCTGGATATTTATCTCCAACGCAAAACATAAAAGGACCTCCGCTAATTTCTCCTCCTTCGGATGCTTCAGTAGTATCATTTGCTAAAATTGTTGGTGAGATGAAAAACATCACTAAAGTCAGCAAGAGTGCAGACCAATACAAAAGTGATCTGTTGTTCGCATTCAAATTAAAAAGTAGTTTTCTTTCCATAATAACGTGTTTTTAAGTTGTACCCAAACTAATTGTTATATTGAAAGGAAAAGTCACAGAAAGCTAAACTTTTCCTTTAATTCCGTGATACTTTTGTGAACTTTTACGACTTAAACGTCAGGTTATCAATAATTTTAGGGTTTCAAAGGTTATTATAGACCAATGTCTTCCCTTTATCTAATTTAGATTCTTTGTGATAACTATGTGATACTTTTTAACGTCATTCGTACTCAGAATTATGAAAGAAATATTAATTATAGAAGATGATCCAGAAATCATCAAACTGTTAGAAATCCACCTTACTGATCTCATTTATAAAACTTCAAAAGCCATGGATGGTGCTGAAGGCTTATTAATGGCGTTGAATAATGATTATGACCTTATACTATTAGATCTAACCTTACCAAGTATGGATGGGGTTGAAATTTGCAAAAAACTAAGAGTCGAAAAGAATACACCGGTAATTATGCTTACCGCAAAATCGGAAGAGATAGATCGCGTTTTAGGACTAGAAATTGGTGCGGATGACTATATCACAAAACCCTTTAGTATACGTGAGTTATTGGCTCGTATTAAAGCAGTTATGAGACGTACGGACGCACAGCAAACTAAAGCGGAAAACACGGCAACTATTGAATGTGAAGGTCTATTTATAGACATCGACAAACGGAAAGTGCTTTTAAATGATTCTAAAGTTGAACTGTCTCCAAAGGAATTTGAACTTCTGGTTTTAATGGCTTCCAATCCAGGAAGAAACTACTCAAGAACCGAACTCTTGAACATGATTTGGGGTTATAATTTTGAGGGTTATGAACATACGGTCAATTCTCATATTAATCGTCTACGAGCTAAAATTGAATCTGACATGGCAAATCCTACCTTTATTCTTACGACTTGGGGTGTGGGTTACAAGTTTAACGAAGACATTTCATTATGAGTCAAAAAGAAAAAACATTAACGCCCAAGCTAATTAAAAAACTTTGGTTGGCCTTTATCCTTCTTGTCTTATTGATGGGGGCTTCATTCATATTTATTACAGGCTATTTTGCCAATAAATATAGCCAAGAGACTACGCAACGCCTTAATGCTGATGTTGCCCATCACGTTATAGCCGAAAAGTTTAAAGACGCCTCACCATTTCTTGAAGACGGCAGTGTAAACAAGCCTCTTTTTGGTGACTTGATGCACGATATGATGGCCGTAAACCAGAGTATTGAAGTCTATTTATTGAATGAAACTGGAGAAGTTTTGTATTCCGTAGTATTAGATCATGGTGATAAAAGTTCTATCAAAAGTGTTTCTTTAACGCCTATAGAATTCTTCATTAAAAATAAAGGGGAACGTTTTGTTTTAGGTGATGACCCTAGAAATATTGGAGAGCAAAAGATATTTTCTGCTGCTCCTTACTCTGTTGATGGTCGTAACGGATTTGTTTATATTGTTCTTGCCGGCGAAAAATTCCAAGAAGTAAGTGATAACCTATTAAGTCAATATTTCACCAAATTAGGAATTGGTGCAACCTTATTGACCATGCTTTTTTCTCTGATTATTGGCCTTATTGCTATTTGGTTCTTAACCAAAAATTTGCGTTTAATTACAAAAACGGTTCGGAAATTCCATGATGGAGATTTACAAGCACGAATAGTAAATCCTGAAAAATCGGATATTGAAGTATTTGCAAACTCATTTAATGAAATGGCCGATAGTATTGTTGGGAATATGGATAAAATGCAATCTATTGATTTGTTACGAAGGGAATTAATTGCCAATGTTTCCCACGACCTTAGGACTCCCTTGGCTATTTTAAAAGGTTATATTGAAACTTTACAGATTAAAAACGATTCACTTTCCGAAATTCAAAAGCAAGAATATCTTCAAATTACTCATGATAACGTAGATAAGCTTTCCAACTTGATCAATCAACTTTTTGAATATTCTAAATTAGAGGCCGAACAAGTAACACCTGTAAAAGAACCGTTTTCCATTACAGAACTTTCTCATGATTTGATTGCGAAGTTTAGAGTGTTGGCAGAACAGAAGCAAATTAACCTTCAACTAGACAATCCTGAAGAAAACTGTATGGTCTTTGCAGATGTTAGTCTTGTGGAAAGAGCTTTACAGAACCTGATTGAAAATGCACTTAAGTACACCCAAGCGAATGGAAAGGTTACGCTATCACTTCAAAAGAAAGGAAAAAATGTTGAAATCAACATAACTGATACTGGTACCGGAATTCCTGTAAATGAACAGCCTTTTATATTTGACCGTTACAAACAGGTAGATAAAAGTGCTAAAAAGCAAGGTTATGGCCTTGGTTTGGCCATAGTTAAAAAGATAATGGATTTACATGACACCACTATTACCGTGTTGAGCAAACCTAAAGAAGGAAGTTCTTTTATCTTCAACCTTCCAGCTTATCAAGTTTAAAACAAAAGCTGAGCACTATTCGTAAGTTAACGAAGGAGTGCTCAGCTTTATCAATTTTATAAACTACGGAAATAAACAATAGTTGAGTTTGTTTTCTCAATTCACTTCACTCCTATTTTACTCCTAAATCACTGCCGTCCGTAGCTTTTCCTTTTAGGGGAGAATCTGCACTTAAAGAATAAGAGCCATCGGTGAATTTTGGGGCTAAATCCCACTGGTTTTCTACAAAATACTTCTGATCTCCTGTTACAACCATTTCATCTGAATTGCTTAGCGCATTATTACGTACTTTAACTATGGGCTCGCCCACTACCAAATGCATTTCAATGGCTTTGCTATCTTTAAAAATATTGTTCTTAATATCTGTTTCCTGCACGCCATATAAAGAGATAGCAGATTTGTATTTGTTTTTCTTTCCAAAACCTACATTATCAAACACATTGTGATCAACTTCTAGGAAAGGCCCAAAAGTACTTTCATCCTTGCCTCCTCTATACAAGCGTAATGCCGCTCCTTGTAGTTCGCTTATGGTATTGTTCTTCATGATGAAGTACTCAACGTTATACGCACCAATATCATCCGTCTCCTTATCTAGTGCTGCGATGCTACCCGTAATCTTTTTAAATGTCGAATTTTGAATGCTTATGGTATCTGCAAACGTGCCTTTTGAAACCCGTAGCACATCAAAAGAATGGTTTACGACCAAATCTTTAAACTCGCAATTATTAATGAATAATTTGTAGTTGTCATTCATGGAATTCTTACTTGTACTAATAACT
This genomic interval from Zobellia roscoffensis contains the following:
- the corA gene encoding magnesium/cobalt transporter CorA, which produces MARRKPLSKIIPKRKSKFHKKKGKAPGTITYMGKREGGASVVNILEYNESSFKEHTPGNIDEIAAHKDPPEISWVDVIGLSDEIFIDKVGKRFGLNPLVLEDVVDTNQRPKIDEYEGYIFGVFKMLYINEEQQIVYEHVAMVMMENCVLVFQELEDDVFKGVRNRITSKSGRIRTRGADYLFFALLDAIVDNYFEVLEHLNEKIERLEEVVYDHPTPEVAQQIQEVKKEVLKIRRWIFPVKELISRLIDSENELVTKDTKVFLRDALDHSLEINESIQIYREMSMSLMEMYMSNMSNKMNEVMKVLTIMASIFIPLTFVAGIYGMNFEHIPELQWEYGYYYFWGLMITLFIGMMIYFKRKHWL
- the cysM gene encoding cysteine synthase CysM, whose product is MSHSILDLIGNTPLVESKVLNKNPNVKLFFKMEGHNPGGSVKDRAAYNMIKNGLDRGDFDKSSKLIEATSGNTGIALAMIAGIYGLDIELVMPEKSTIERVQTMRAYGAKVTLTPAGVGIEGARDYAEDKVKNEGYVMMNQFSNDDNWKAHYQSTGPEIWRDTDQKITHFVSAMGTTGTIMGTSTYLKEQNKDIQIVGVQPTDDSSIPGIRKWPKEYLPQIFDAKKVDQTIEVSQAEAKEMAIRLAKEEGIFSGMSSGGAAAAALRLADTLESGTIVSIICDRGDRYLSSDLFD
- a CDS encoding DUF2461 domain-containing protein, whose product is MLDPIITKETLNFLIQLKKNNNREWFTENKPKFKRHEQSVKAFFEGVATKLNTHDEIEKTKMFRIYRDVRFSKDKTPYKAHLAGSFSRAGAQRRGGYYLHIKPGESFLATGFWNPNKEDLLRIRKELEQDSSEMREIISQEHFKEAWGELQGDELKTAPKGFDKAHKDIDLIKKKQFIFTRKFTDKQVLSANFADEINETFIAIRPFFDYMSDVLTTNLNGESLLE
- a CDS encoding tRNA pseudouridine synthase A, whose protein sequence is MLTKTLKFVLIDRKFKILGAGRTDAKVSALAMVAELFIEDEPLDDLDGFLQLFNKNLPPDIRALTVSETSSSFNIIQDAKIKEYVYLFSYGEKNHPFCAPFLANILDTLNVEKMTIGAKLFEGEHDFKTYTARLQESTKTKRTILSCQLKKNKLLKANFFPEKSYALHVKGKGFMRYQIRMIMGALIQLGKGDLTLVDIEDSLKPESTVQLTYVAPGSGLLLNQLDFDSQEI
- the epsC gene encoding serine O-acetyltransferase EpsC produces the protein MDHTSIIDKINRHKKQPNLRYRLKEKVEEFTNLLFYTLFDIDTPVEKNLDKLEQLFDSVVDLACWDINKPCKKVWENYVEKLPSILQRLNLDAEATVNCDPASLSVEEVYMAYPGFYAIAIYRLAHELYSEGFPLVPRLMTEYAHRQTGVDINPGADIGNSFHIDHGTGVVIGETAIIKDHVKIYQGVTLGGLYVAKHLQSTKRHPTIENNVTIYANATILGGETVIGENSIIGGNAWLTASVPPNSTVFHTPEIKIKTLPHVS
- a CDS encoding glyoxalase, whose product is MSDRSHNLLSIRPEIPSAKISDNMSENERFQNLTFRPILKLQNFMFIAVFKNYIAKHKNSFYELSLEKRFEFIENAIQKDIKFRNSLKGIVIGHFTVEEYEIYIKNSSALNKRMMNMVIDRLKDQVQLFEEPVLL
- a CDS encoding alpha/beta hydrolase, whose protein sequence is MRRLKKWGLILAVLYVLITILAYTYQERLVFFPSTMPLNHTYDFCQDFEELNFTTNDGASLNAVHIKQDSAKGVIVYFHGNSGNISHLIHVANLFSTKGYESILVDYRTYGKSTGKLSEQALYNDAQLFYNYAKKLYSEDEILLYGRSFGTGIATWLASENNPNRLILESPFYSAVSLGKHRFPFLPIDWLSNFRFPSNEYITKVECPIFIFHGKEDVVIPYEFAEKLYAAIPGNNKQFFTIKEGGHNYLQDFKVFKEGMSKALD